A genomic window from Candidatus Denitrolinea symbiosum includes:
- a CDS encoding trimethylamine:corrinoid methyltransferase: MTRKIKSISNPKLKLEVLTPAEVKRIHDATLHIIENVGVRFPSARALEIWAASGADVDFEKKIVKVKPRVIEEALKKAPPVYTLAARDPQQDLPLDGNHVYVGTDGCGVEVIDIETGARRMSKLDDVRDIARIADATEEVAFHWVPVSAQDKPAETRGLHEIKTIWENSTKHVQTESIYTVHEARAAIEMAALIAGGRDKLRERPVLSLMQCTAPPLGHDGGSVDAALLAAEAGIPTGFMTMAACLTTGPAALAGNLAVGNAEVLAGTALLQLAFPGAPVFYAAAQTASDLRSGAYTGGGPEDFLFGAATNVLADYYNIPLSMGSFATGAKEPNWQAGVENSLSTFMASVVMSDMLLGVGFLHGSRIWSFAEMMMDCEIFSIIHKTMQGIVVDDETLALETIAAVGPGGNFLAQKHTKKHMREIFLPEFMDRRPYNVWEEKKDDARDWALAKARRILAEHQPDPLDPRLSAEMAKIIESLEN, from the coding sequence ATGACCAGGAAAATAAAATCCATTTCCAATCCGAAATTGAAATTGGAAGTCCTCACGCCCGCCGAAGTGAAGCGGATTCACGACGCGACCCTGCACATCATCGAAAACGTCGGCGTGCGATTCCCGTCGGCGCGCGCGCTGGAGATCTGGGCGGCCAGCGGCGCGGACGTGGACTTTGAAAAGAAGATCGTCAAGGTCAAGCCGCGCGTCATCGAAGAAGCGTTGAAGAAGGCGCCGCCCGTCTACACGCTGGCGGCGCGCGATCCGCAACAAGACCTGCCCCTCGACGGCAACCACGTCTACGTCGGCACGGACGGCTGCGGCGTGGAAGTGATCGACATCGAGACCGGCGCCCGCCGCATGTCCAAACTCGACGACGTGCGCGACATCGCCCGCATCGCCGACGCGACCGAGGAGGTCGCCTTCCACTGGGTTCCCGTCAGCGCGCAGGACAAACCCGCCGAGACGCGCGGCCTGCACGAGATCAAAACCATCTGGGAAAACTCCACCAAGCACGTCCAGACGGAGTCGATCTACACCGTCCACGAGGCGCGGGCCGCCATCGAAATGGCCGCGTTGATCGCGGGCGGCAGGGACAAACTGCGCGAACGCCCCGTCCTTTCGCTGATGCAATGCACCGCGCCCCCGCTCGGACACGACGGCGGATCGGTGGACGCCGCGCTGCTCGCCGCCGAAGCCGGCATCCCGACCGGTTTCATGACGATGGCCGCCTGCCTCACCACCGGACCCGCCGCGCTGGCGGGCAATCTGGCGGTGGGCAACGCCGAAGTCCTCGCGGGGACGGCCCTCCTGCAGCTGGCCTTCCCCGGCGCGCCGGTCTTCTACGCCGCCGCGCAGACCGCCTCCGACCTGCGCTCGGGCGCGTACACCGGCGGCGGTCCCGAAGACTTCCTCTTCGGCGCGGCCACCAACGTCCTCGCGGACTACTACAACATCCCGCTTTCGATGGGATCGTTCGCCACCGGCGCGAAGGAGCCGAACTGGCAGGCAGGCGTCGAAAACAGCCTCTCCACTTTCATGGCGAGCGTCGTCATGTCCGACATGCTGCTCGGCGTGGGATTCCTGCACGGCTCGCGCATCTGGTCCTTCGCGGAGATGATGATGGACTGCGAGATCTTCAGCATCATCCACAAGACCATGCAGGGCATCGTGGTGGACGACGAAACCCTCGCGCTCGAAACCATCGCGGCCGTCGGCCCGGGCGGGAACTTCCTGGCGCAAAAGCACACTAAAAAGCACATGCGCGAGATCTTCCTGCCCGAGTTCATGGACCGCCGTCCCTACAACGTATGGGAAGAGAAGAAAGACGACGCCCGCGACTGGGCGCTCGCCAAAGCCCGCCGCATCCTCGCGGAACACCAGCCCGATCCGCTCGACCCGAGACTTTCCGCGGAAATGGCGAAGATCATCGAATCGCTCGAGAACTAA
- a CDS encoding B12 binding domain of corrinoid protein translates to MSQELLDKMAQSIIDGDSDVSVQLAQQAIAEGMDPLTAITDGFVVGVNTVGDAFAAGEAFLPELVMAGEAMKAAVATLEPELAKKGSERKTLGKVVMATVEGDIHEIGKSLVATMLGASGFTVVDMGVDNPSDKIIEKALEIDADIIGLSALLTTTMIRQKEVIEKLDAKGLRKKIHVMVGGAPVTREWVQRIEADGYSEDAIGAVQMAKQLMGEA, encoded by the coding sequence ATGTCACAGGAACTTTTAGACAAAATGGCGCAATCCATCATTGACGGCGATTCGGACGTCTCGGTGCAGCTGGCGCAGCAGGCTATCGCCGAGGGGATGGACCCGCTGACGGCCATCACCGACGGGTTCGTGGTCGGCGTCAACACGGTCGGCGACGCGTTCGCCGCGGGCGAGGCTTTTCTGCCCGAACTCGTCATGGCGGGCGAGGCGATGAAAGCCGCCGTCGCCACGCTCGAGCCGGAACTCGCCAAGAAAGGCTCCGAGCGCAAGACTCTCGGCAAGGTCGTGATGGCGACCGTCGAAGGCGACATCCACGAGATCGGCAAATCGCTCGTCGCCACCATGCTGGGGGCCTCGGGCTTCACGGTGGTGGATATGGGCGTGGACAACCCGTCCGACAAGATCATCGAGAAGGCTCTCGAAATCGACGCGGACATCATCGGTCTCTCCGCGCTGTTGACGACGACGATGATCCGCCAGAAGGAAGTCATCGAGAAACTGGACGCGAAGGGCCTGCGAAAAAAGATCCACGTGATGGTCGGCGGCGCGCCCGTCACCCGCGAGTGGGTGCAGCGCATCGAAGCCGACGGCTATTCGGAAGACGCCATCGGCGCGGTGCAAATGGCAAAACAACTCATGGGCGAGGCATAA